A window from Corallincola holothuriorum encodes these proteins:
- a CDS encoding fumarylacetoacetate hydrolase family protein, whose product MQNSVRLIQPEAQTHKPITPAKIVCVGRNYVDHIKELNNEVPDQPVYFLKPNSAISNTLYSVLGEPLHYETEICFLVEQGKLIAAGVGLDITKRGLQSQLKAKSLPWERAKAFDGSALFSDFVAIDSLSQQLQLKLWIDSVLVQQGGISLMLHKPDAVLADIAEFMTLQDGDILMTGTPKGVGQIVAGQRFVAQLLDGEQCLTEVSWVAV is encoded by the coding sequence GTGCAAAACTCAGTGCGTTTAATTCAACCAGAGGCTCAGACTCACAAGCCGATCACGCCAGCTAAAATCGTCTGCGTTGGGCGTAACTACGTTGACCACATCAAAGAGCTGAACAACGAAGTACCGGATCAGCCGGTCTACTTTCTAAAGCCAAATTCAGCGATCAGCAACACCCTGTACAGCGTATTGGGCGAGCCTCTGCACTACGAAACCGAGATCTGTTTCTTGGTTGAGCAGGGCAAGCTTATTGCTGCGGGCGTCGGTTTGGATATCACCAAGCGCGGCTTACAAAGCCAGCTTAAGGCCAAGTCACTGCCTTGGGAACGCGCCAAAGCGTTTGATGGCTCGGCCCTGTTTAGCGACTTTGTAGCTATCGACAGCCTCAGCCAACAATTGCAATTGAAACTGTGGATAGATAGCGTGCTAGTGCAGCAGGGAGGCATCAGCTTGATGCTGCATAAACCTGACGCCGTACTCGCCGATATTGCGGAATTTATGACACTGCAGGATGGCGACATCTTGATGACAGGCACGCCCAAAGGCGTTGGGCAAATAGTCGCCGGACAGCGCTTTGTCGCGCAGTTGCTGGATGGTGAGCAATGCCTGACCGAAGTCAGTTGGGTTGCGGTTTAG